The following are from one region of the Methyloprofundus sedimenti genome:
- a CDS encoding DUF6494 family protein: protein MNEDTLNMEVRKFLKQVGVTSQREIEHAILKAVEEGRLQGTENLDVKMTLELPQLDLKHCIDGKLALE, encoded by the coding sequence ATGAATGAAGATACCTTAAATATGGAAGTAAGAAAGTTTCTTAAGCAAGTCGGCGTTACGTCACAGCGAGAAATAGAACACGCTATTCTTAAAGCAGTAGAAGAAGGGCGATTACAAGGAACGGAAAATCTGGATGTGAAAATGACTCTGGAATTACCTCAACTCGATTTAAAACATTGTATTGATGGGAAGCTAGCACTGGAATAA
- a CDS encoding ferritin-like domain-containing protein, with translation MSNKGIDKTAVIDVLNEIMETELAGVVRYTHYSLMVFGYNRIPIVSWMRSQATESLSHATEAGELITYLNAHPSLGIGALLETHRHDIGDIMKESLEHEALAIIAYNKLLMLVNNKHIMLEEYARRMIALEELHLGEVKKMLRKPGE, from the coding sequence ATGTCAAACAAAGGAATTGATAAAACTGCAGTAATAGACGTACTCAATGAAATTATGGAAACCGAATTAGCGGGAGTCGTCCGCTATACTCACTATTCGCTAATGGTTTTTGGTTACAATCGTATCCCTATCGTATCGTGGATGCGAAGCCAGGCAACAGAATCGCTGAGTCATGCAACTGAAGCTGGGGAATTGATTACTTACTTAAATGCTCATCCATCTTTAGGTATTGGGGCATTATTAGAAACACACCGGCATGATATTGGCGATATTATGAAAGAATCGCTGGAGCATGAGGCCCTTGCCATAATTGCGTATAACAAGTTATTAATGCTGGTTAATAATAAGCATATCATGCTCGAAGAATATGCACGGCGCATGATAGCGCTTGAGGAATTGCACCTGGGTGAAGTGAAAAAGATGTTACGTAAGCCTGGAGAGTAA
- a CDS encoding thiol-disulfide oxidoreductase DCC family protein, producing MSQNNSKICVYYDGACPKCIRDRKTYEKLAGKMGENVCWIDITGQDQHLRDLGIDPVKALKELHIKDEHGKVLSELDAYSLLMSKVPVLRPLSWLIALPLIRPVLARLYHRLVNRRLRKSGRI from the coding sequence ATGAGCCAAAATAACAGTAAAATTTGTGTTTATTATGATGGTGCCTGTCCAAAATGTATCAGGGATAGGAAAACTTACGAAAAGCTAGCGGGTAAAATGGGTGAAAATGTTTGCTGGATAGATATTACGGGCCAAGATCAGCATCTGCGTGACTTAGGCATCGATCCAGTAAAAGCTTTAAAGGAACTTCATATTAAAGATGAACATGGTAAGGTTCTTTCTGAGTTGGATGCCTATAGTTTGTTAATGAGTAAAGTACCTGTATTACGACCTTTGTCATGGCTGATTGCATTGCCTTTGATTCGCCCTGTACTTGCCAGACTGTATCATAGGCTGGTAAATCGCCGGCTTCGAAAGAGCGGGCGAATATAA
- a CDS encoding IS30 family transposase codes for MNTFNHLTQEERFYIYTQLKQGVSKNQIAITLGRHKSTIGREITRNTGQCGYRYKQAERIAKQRHIDKPKNIKMTAELQQIITPLIKEKWSPDCISGRLKQQGKDSVSHETIYRYILANKAAGGDLYTYLRHQAKPYRKRYGKNDYRGTIPSRVDIDERPKVVDDKTRLGDWEADTVIGKGHKGVLVTLTERVSRLNFAISIERKESELTKEAIINALEPFKRWVHTITFDNGREFCGHEAIAKTLDCGTYFAKPYHSWQRGLNENHNGLLRQYFPKKEPLDKVTQDEVDSAITALNHRPRKGLNYRTPWEVFCQITGVDINKSQGVALIA; via the coding sequence ATGAACACGTTTAACCATCTAACCCAAGAGGAAAGATTTTACATTTATACGCAACTAAAACAAGGCGTTTCTAAGAATCAAATAGCCATCACATTGGGGCGTCATAAATCGACTATTGGACGTGAAATTACGCGTAATACAGGTCAGTGTGGTTATCGTTACAAGCAAGCTGAGAGAATAGCTAAACAACGCCATATTGATAAGCCCAAAAACATCAAGATGACGGCTGAGTTACAACAGATAATAACGCCTTTAATCAAAGAGAAATGGAGTCCTGACTGTATTTCAGGACGCTTAAAACAACAAGGTAAGGACTCCGTCAGTCATGAGACTATTTACCGTTATATTTTAGCTAACAAAGCAGCCGGTGGCGATTTGTATACTTATTTGAGGCATCAAGCCAAACCTTATCGTAAGCGATATGGAAAAAATGATTATCGCGGAACGATACCCAGCCGTGTTGATATTGATGAGCGACCAAAAGTGGTTGATGATAAAACGCGTTTAGGTGATTGGGAAGCAGATACTGTTATCGGTAAAGGACATAAAGGCGTATTGGTGACGCTGACTGAACGGGTCTCAAGGCTCAACTTCGCCATCTCAATTGAGCGTAAAGAATCTGAATTAACGAAAGAGGCGATTATCAATGCTCTTGAGCCTTTTAAACGTTGGGTTCACACGATTACCTTTGATAATGGACGTGAGTTTTGTGGGCATGAAGCCATTGCAAAAACACTCGACTGCGGCACTTATTTTGCCAAACCGTATCATTCGTGGCAACGAGGTTTAAATGAAAACCACAATGGCTTATTAAGGCAATACTTCCCTAAAAAAGAACCTTTGGATAAGGTAACTCAAGATGAGGTTGATAGTGCAATTACAGCACTTAATCATCGTCCAAGAAAAGGGTTAAATTACAGAACTCCATGGGAAGTATTTTGCCAAATAACGGGGGTTGATATAAATAAATCACAGGGTGTTGCATTAATTGCTTGA
- a CDS encoding DUF2789 domain-containing protein: protein METPTHSLASLFDQLGLDSSAQAIEDFINSNRYLPENIDLYQADFWNNSQAIFLKQAKEEDADWAEIVDQLNAMLH, encoded by the coding sequence ATGGAAACACCTACTCATTCTCTAGCCTCACTTTTTGATCAGCTGGGGCTAGACAGCTCAGCCCAGGCAATTGAGGATTTCATCAATAGCAATAGATACTTGCCAGAAAATATCGACTTGTACCAGGCAGATTTCTGGAACAACTCACAAGCTATTTTTTTAAAACAGGCAAAAGAAGAAGATGCTGATTGGGCTGAAATAGTTGATCAACTGAATGCGATGCTACACTGA
- a CDS encoding pyridine nucleotide-disulfide oxidoreductase, with translation MNNQAESFKPLILGISGYHYADLHKPEKLSELLKEFEHSLKTVDSVLYTEFINYRNSQGKDMSAVQISELLIRMAPLVGSFIAKLFNIEKSRIKQINRIQHEFDHIFVYRNEIISKLNKHFKLESITSWDIQKLQLQLEALLTGTGRSDLLLQDPEMAISELGSELWQVSNDRPENQRNADGLQSKALLIKNQLSKNQQIRSLLTEQLAIPNSVDFIESLLNIVRRWSFAAQHIPKLQVQVVDWVSFKTPTKKDFNNLVEHVIHVENQYPVWAAHKNHLRRRDGFTLTDKRFNQRQVLYEVDHCIYCHDRDTDSCSKGMTNKKDSSFKVNPLGVTITGCPLEEKISEMHILKRQGDNIGALAIIMLDNPMCPGTGHRICNDCMKGCIYQKTEPVDIPQIETNVLTDVLFMPWGFEIYSLLSRWNPLNIKQPHALPYNGKNILVAGMGPSGYTLSHYLLNEGFAVVGIDGLKVEPLPIALTGDNETAPLPIRDFNTLYDDLDKRVMLGFGGVAEYGITVRWDKNFLKVIYLNLLRNQAFRCYGGVRFGGTLTINEAWDLGFDHIAIASGAGKPTVIDIRNNLIRGIRKASDFLMALQLSGAAKESSLANLQVRLPAGVIGGGLTAIDTATELLAYYPVQVSKILHRYNKLLDVYGEETVRQAYDEEELQILDEFLAHGRIIQKERDRAKLANEAPYFLPLLQEWGGVTLFYRKGITDSPAYRQNHEEIYQALAEGIQLAEGMSPAEAIADQYGHLQTMTFERLENRDGKWQKLTDLQINLRSLFIAAGTSPNTIYESEHPDSFEMDGKFYQRYEPEGKTDQPDLVAQHDNLIPKVGKPAPLTSYHRNGKFISFYGDNHPVYAGNVVKAMASAKDGYPYIVNLFKKHLSTLDPAMQVRRNKKLHIIQQHLDNAFNAQIVAVNRLTPTIIEVVVRAPLAARKFCPGQFYRVQNYETFAPAKEGTILAAEGIALTGASVDRDKGLISLITLEMGSSTRLCATWKTGDPIVVMGVTGAATDIPSGQTVLLLGGGLGNAVLFSIGKAMRAAGNQVIYFAAYRNSSDVFKVKDIEAASDIVIWAVDKQPENDAIPLTRPQDKSFIGNIIEAMLAYARGELGATSIHIDDADHLIVIGSDRMMAAVKEARHGVLAPYLKKHHKAIGSINSPMQCMMKGVCAQCLCKHIDPETGEEYFVYSCYNQDQELDRVDFNNLHDRLRQNSVQEKLSSLWLQHLIDDIE, from the coding sequence ATGAATAATCAAGCTGAAAGTTTCAAACCTTTAATACTTGGCATATCTGGATATCATTATGCCGACCTGCATAAACCTGAAAAATTATCTGAACTCCTTAAGGAATTTGAACATTCATTAAAAACAGTTGATTCAGTGCTGTACACAGAATTCATTAACTACCGGAACAGTCAGGGTAAAGACATGAGCGCGGTACAGATTTCTGAACTACTGATCAGAATGGCACCGCTGGTCGGTTCATTTATTGCTAAATTGTTTAACATTGAAAAAAGCAGAATAAAACAGATCAACAGAATTCAGCATGAATTTGACCACATATTTGTATATCGCAATGAAATTATCAGTAAACTAAATAAGCATTTTAAACTGGAAAGCATCACCAGCTGGGATATCCAGAAATTACAATTGCAGCTTGAAGCACTATTAACAGGTACTGGACGATCCGACTTATTGCTTCAAGATCCGGAAATGGCCATCAGTGAACTGGGCAGCGAATTATGGCAGGTATCAAATGATCGCCCCGAAAATCAGCGTAACGCCGATGGACTCCAATCAAAAGCACTATTGATTAAAAATCAATTAAGTAAAAATCAACAGATTAGGTCTTTATTGACAGAACAGTTGGCAATACCAAATTCTGTCGACTTTATAGAATCTTTATTAAACATAGTCCGGCGCTGGAGTTTTGCTGCACAGCATATCCCGAAGCTACAGGTTCAGGTAGTCGATTGGGTCAGTTTTAAGACACCCACTAAAAAAGATTTTAACAATCTGGTTGAACATGTAATCCATGTAGAGAATCAATATCCGGTTTGGGCTGCACACAAAAACCACCTACGTCGCCGCGATGGTTTTACCTTAACCGATAAACGATTTAATCAACGCCAGGTGCTGTATGAAGTTGATCACTGCATCTACTGTCACGACCGTGACACGGATTCTTGCTCTAAGGGAATGACAAACAAAAAGGACAGTAGCTTCAAGGTTAATCCACTGGGAGTCACAATTACTGGTTGCCCGCTGGAAGAGAAAATTTCAGAAATGCATATTCTCAAACGCCAAGGTGACAATATTGGCGCTCTGGCTATCATCATGCTCGATAACCCAATGTGCCCTGGCACTGGTCACCGAATTTGCAATGACTGTATGAAAGGCTGCATTTATCAGAAAACCGAACCGGTTGACATACCACAAATCGAAACCAATGTATTAACCGATGTGCTGTTTATGCCCTGGGGATTCGAAATATATAGCCTGTTGTCACGCTGGAATCCGTTAAATATTAAACAGCCCCATGCCCTGCCCTATAATGGGAAAAATATACTGGTGGCTGGTATGGGGCCCTCCGGTTATACACTGTCACATTATCTGTTAAATGAAGGTTTCGCAGTGGTGGGTATCGATGGCTTAAAAGTTGAACCACTACCTATAGCCCTGACCGGCGACAACGAAACTGCACCTTTACCAATCCGGGATTTCAATACGCTTTACGATGATCTGGATAAGCGGGTTATGTTAGGTTTTGGCGGTGTTGCTGAATATGGAATTACCGTACGCTGGGATAAAAACTTCCTTAAAGTCATATACCTTAATCTACTGCGCAATCAGGCATTCCGTTGTTACGGTGGTGTCCGGTTTGGTGGTACGCTGACGATTAACGAAGCCTGGGATCTTGGCTTTGATCATATAGCTATCGCCAGCGGTGCCGGAAAGCCAACTGTTATTGACATTAGAAACAATCTAATTCGCGGCATCCGTAAAGCTTCCGATTTTCTAATGGCGCTGCAATTATCGGGGGCAGCCAAGGAATCCTCGCTGGCCAATCTTCAGGTCCGTTTACCTGCGGGTGTCATTGGTGGCGGCTTAACAGCCATTGATACCGCAACAGAGCTTTTAGCATACTACCCCGTCCAGGTCAGCAAAATTTTGCATCGTTATAACAAACTACTGGATGTTTATGGTGAAGAGACAGTGCGCCAGGCTTATGATGAAGAAGAATTACAAATTCTGGATGAGTTTCTGGCACATGGACGGATTATACAAAAAGAGCGTGACCGAGCTAAGCTTGCTAATGAAGCCCCATATTTCTTGCCGTTATTACAGGAGTGGGGAGGTGTCACACTATTCTACCGGAAAGGCATTACAGACTCCCCTGCCTATCGGCAAAATCATGAGGAAATATACCAGGCTTTAGCAGAAGGCATTCAGTTAGCGGAAGGCATGAGCCCAGCCGAAGCCATCGCTGACCAATATGGCCATTTACAAACCATGACCTTTGAACGGTTAGAAAATCGTGATGGTAAATGGCAAAAGCTGACCGACTTACAAATCAACTTACGCAGCTTGTTTATTGCTGCAGGGACTTCACCCAATACTATCTATGAATCAGAACATCCTGACAGTTTTGAAATGGATGGTAAATTCTATCAACGCTATGAACCTGAAGGTAAAACTGATCAGCCTGACTTAGTTGCTCAGCATGATAATTTGATTCCAAAAGTAGGTAAACCAGCACCGTTGACTTCTTATCATCGTAATGGAAAATTTATCTCTTTTTATGGCGACAATCATCCTGTCTATGCAGGTAATGTTGTTAAAGCTATGGCCAGTGCCAAGGATGGCTACCCTTACATAGTCAACTTGTTTAAAAAACACCTCTCAACTCTGGATCCCGCTATGCAAGTCCGGCGTAATAAGAAGCTGCATATAATACAACAGCACCTAGACAATGCCTTTAATGCACAGATTGTAGCAGTAAACCGATTGACACCGACCATTATTGAAGTAGTAGTCCGGGCACCTCTGGCTGCCAGAAAATTTTGTCCTGGACAGTTTTATCGTGTACAAAATTATGAAACCTTTGCCCCGGCTAAAGAGGGAACGATTCTGGCTGCTGAAGGTATAGCATTAACCGGTGCCTCAGTAGACAGGGATAAAGGCCTGATTTCTCTGATTACACTCGAAATGGGGAGTTCAACTCGACTCTGCGCTACCTGGAAAACTGGTGACCCTATTGTAGTTATGGGGGTTACCGGAGCCGCGACAGATATACCTTCTGGGCAAACGGTCTTACTGCTGGGTGGTGGTCTCGGAAACGCTGTACTGTTTTCCATCGGTAAAGCTATGCGTGCAGCCGGCAACCAGGTGATCTATTTTGCTGCTTACCGAAATAGTAGTGATGTGTTTAAAGTGAAAGATATAGAGGCGGCCTCTGACATTGTTATCTGGGCTGTCGATAAGCAGCCTGAAAATGACGCCATTCCACTTACCCGGCCTCAGGATAAAAGTTTTATTGGCAACATAATCGAGGCCATGCTCGCTTATGCCCGTGGAGAATTAGGTGCAACATCGATTCATATTGATGATGCTGATCACCTAATCGTCATCGGATCGGACCGAATGATGGCCGCCGTTAAAGAGGCTCGACATGGAGTACTCGCGCCTTATTTGAAAAAACATCATAAAGCTATTGGTTCCATCAATTCACCCATGCAATGCATGATGAAAGGTGTATGCGCCCAATGCTTGTGCAAACATATTGATCCAGAAACCGGAGAAGAATACTTTGTCTATTCCTGTTACAACCAGGACCAGGAACTTGATCGAGTAGATTTCAACAATCTTCATGACCGTCTGCGGCAAAATTCAGTACAGGAAAAGCTATCCTCCCTGTGGTTACAACACTTGATAGATGATATCGAATAA
- a CDS encoding beta/gamma crystallin domain-containing protein: MRKNQIALYGVKTIFFIVVFFGVNSNVYARNDDCWVDLYDATQFEGKHIRLKGPVNLANLLKVQGENWDKKIESIVVGPKATLTVFENKNFKLTLSEMANNPTLMKSLGITEQDILEDSELIFHANSKVHGFGEFEFYHKIRSLKVNCIN, from the coding sequence ATGAGAAAAAATCAAATAGCATTGTATGGCGTTAAAACAATATTTTTTATTGTTGTTTTTTTTGGCGTGAACTCAAACGTTTATGCCAGAAACGATGACTGTTGGGTCGATTTATATGATGCTACGCAATTTGAAGGAAAGCACATTCGACTTAAAGGCCCTGTTAATTTAGCAAACTTACTTAAAGTTCAAGGGGAAAACTGGGATAAAAAAATTGAAAGTATTGTGGTCGGCCCTAAAGCAACATTGACGGTATTCGAAAATAAAAACTTTAAATTGACACTATCAGAAATGGCTAATAATCCAACTTTAATGAAATCATTAGGCATTACAGAGCAGGATATTCTTGAAGATTCTGAACTGATTTTTCACGCAAATTCTAAGGTACATGGCTTTGGAGAATTTGAGTTCTACCATAAAATTAGATCTTTGAAGGTTAACTGTATTAATTGA
- a CDS encoding IS3 family transposase (programmed frameshift), with the protein MSKRKSYTTEFKHEAASLVLDQAYSINDACEAMGVGTTAMRRWVTQLKEERHGVTPKGSRAITSDQQKIQDLESQIKKLKREKEIFKKGFSSLNIGRVSILMLIDELREQYKQCELLQTFEMSRSSYNYHRKHANKADPERDRLKSKVIALHEASRSSAGSRTLSAQLKQQGESVGRFKTRSLMQEAELTSKQPGAHRYKVAEKPSNIADNHLNREFSTELANQVWCGDVTYIWSGTGWIYLALVIDLNARRIVGWACSTSPDSVLTTRALKLAYAARGEPKNLMFHSDQGCHYTSKVFQQQLSEYEIKQSMSRRGNCWDNAPMERCFRSFKSEWMPKTFYSSYEQAEKDIMQYIKYYNSFRVHSYNNYLTPIQAEKEAA; encoded by the exons ATGAGTAAACGAAAAAGTTATACAACAGAATTTAAACATGAAGCGGCCAGTCTGGTATTAGATCAGGCATATTCCATAAATGATGCTTGCGAAGCTATGGGCGTTGGTACTACAGCAATGCGCCGTTGGGTCACTCAATTAAAAGAAGAGCGTCATGGTGTTACGCCAAAAGGAAGCCGAGCGATTACTTCTGATCAGCAAAAGATTCAAGATTTGGAAAGTCAGATAAAGAAACTAAAGAGGGAGAAAGAGATTT TTAAAAAAGGCTTCAGCTCTCTTAATATCGGACGTGTATCAATTTTAATGCTAATTGATGAGTTAAGAGAGCAATACAAACAATGCGAATTATTGCAAACATTTGAGATGAGTCGTAGTAGTTACAACTACCACCGTAAGCATGCAAACAAGGCAGATCCTGAGCGAGACAGGTTAAAATCCAAGGTTATTGCGTTACATGAAGCGAGCCGCAGTTCAGCGGGGAGTCGTACCCTTTCTGCTCAATTAAAACAGCAAGGTGAATCTGTTGGACGCTTCAAAACACGGAGTTTAATGCAAGAAGCGGAGCTGACAAGTAAACAGCCAGGCGCACATCGTTACAAGGTGGCTGAAAAGCCATCAAACATAGCGGATAACCACTTAAACCGTGAATTTTCTACCGAACTGGCTAATCAAGTTTGGTGTGGTGATGTCACCTATATTTGGTCGGGTACAGGCTGGATATATTTAGCATTGGTGATTGATTTAAATGCGCGCCGTATCGTGGGGTGGGCTTGCTCAACTAGTCCTGACTCAGTATTGACTACACGAGCGTTAAAATTAGCTTATGCGGCTAGAGGAGAGCCCAAGAACTTGATGTTTCATTCTGATCAGGGGTGCCATTACACCAGTAAGGTATTCCAGCAGCAATTGTCGGAATATGAGATCAAGCAAAGCATGAGTCGGCGTGGTAACTGTTGGGATAATGCACCGATGGAGCGTTGTTTTAGAAGCTTTAAATCTGAATGGATGCCTAAGACTTTTTATTCATCTTATGAACAGGCAGAGAAAGATATTATGCAATACATCAAGTATTACAATAGTTTCCGTGTACATAGTTATAACAATTATTTAACCCCAATCCAAGCGGAGAAAGAAGCCGCTTAA
- a CDS encoding potassium transporter TrkG — translation MLQQALFTATSAVTVTGLVVLDTGMHFTLFGQVVIAFLIQTGGLGFITFAVVAAISLGTKIGIGQQLVAMEAFNQTSLKKTLLIAKYVLLYSLFFEVLGIVLLTLLWIEKEGLFQALYEACFYSISAFNNAGFALDTYNLSLYANDVCSGQVNSYITIGFLSGFFLRLDWG, via the coding sequence ATACTGCAACAGGCATTATTTACTGCAACGTCTGCAGTAACAGTCACAGGGCTTGTGGTTTTAGATACTGGAATGCATTTTACCCTGTTTGGACAAGTCGTCATTGCCTTTCTCATACAAACGGGTGGGCTTGGATTTATAACTTTTGCGGTAGTTGCCGCCATAAGCCTAGGTACTAAAATTGGTATTGGACAACAATTAGTTGCGATGGAGGCTTTTAATCAAACCAGTTTAAAAAAAACATTACTAATCGCAAAATACGTATTGCTTTACTCTCTATTCTTTGAAGTGTTAGGTATTGTGTTGTTAACTCTGTTATGGATAGAGAAAGAGGGTTTATTTCAAGCCTTATATGAAGCCTGTTTTTATTCTATTTCAGCTTTTAATAATGCTGGTTTTGCCCTGGATACTTACAATTTATCGCTCTATGCTAATGATGTATGTAGTGGTCAAGTAAATTCGTACATAACGATCGGTTTTTTAAGCGGCTTCTTTCTCCGCTTGGATTGGGGTTAA
- a CDS encoding potassium channel family protein, with protein sequence MAQFAVIGLGTFGAAASMQLISFGHSVMGVDINPILVNKLADTLTYAAITDASDEQALQELNIQSCDAVLVAIGSDLEASILCVLHLKNMGIKEIWAKATSKSHHAILFRLGVTRIIHPEEEMGIKVAHSLNYPMIKEFMHIGGNFYIIEIEIVGKISGISLNELLGEEKDLLKVLLLRRQKELLYTIESDFVLATNDSLILAGSLKTLQNIAPRL encoded by the coding sequence ATGGCGCAATTCGCAGTAATAGGTCTTGGCACATTTGGCGCGGCTGCATCAATGCAGTTAATTAGTTTTGGCCATTCAGTGATGGGTGTGGATATTAATCCAATTTTAGTCAATAAACTGGCTGATACTCTGACTTATGCGGCAATTACCGATGCATCGGATGAACAAGCATTACAAGAGTTGAATATCCAGTCTTGTGATGCTGTGCTCGTTGCGATTGGCAGTGATTTAGAAGCCAGCATCTTATGTGTATTGCATTTGAAAAATATGGGCATCAAAGAAATTTGGGCCAAAGCAACCTCAAAATCTCATCATGCGATCTTGTTCAGATTAGGCGTGACACGTATTATTCACCCTGAAGAGGAAATGGGTATAAAAGTGGCTCATTCACTGAATTACCCAATGATAAAAGAATTCATGCATATAGGAGGTAATTTTTATATTATTGAAATTGAAATTGTAGGCAAGATTAGTGGTATTTCGTTAAATGAGCTATTAGGTGAAGAGAAAGACTTACTAAAAGTACTACTACTGCGGCGACAAAAAGAACTGCTATATACGATTGAATCGGATTTTGTGTTAGCAACGAATGATTCATTAATTTTAGCGGGCTCTCTAAAAACGCTGCAAAACATTGCTCCCAGACTCTAG